From the genome of Takifugu rubripes chromosome 10, fTakRub1.2, whole genome shotgun sequence:
actttatttttaacctGGATTCGCAAGCAAATATATGATCATCTACATATCAAACGTTTATGGAACGTTTTGTATAATCAAAAGGAACTTTTACCCTCCATTTTCTGTCTTTAGTGTCTTTGGTCTCAAGCAGACAGGCCTAAAACACTGCAGAGGACCGACGAGACGCGCATCTCTCAGCTCAGAACAACTTACAAGCGCGTTTTACAGTCAGAATTGTGATAAACACAAGTAAAAGAGGCTTCCCTGTCACAAGGCTGTTCTACTAACAAAGGCTGCGCCGCCTCCGCTCGTCAGTCAAATAgaaaacagctgctgcagctgcgacCCTGCGCGTCCACAAATTAGAATCACTGGTGTCGTTCCAAACGTGTGTGGCACGTTCTCACATAAATACAAAGAATACaaaatatgttgttttaatGATGGGTCCAGTTAAGCGATCAAAGATTAGatgagaaaacatttttaaggCTGTGTAGACACATTTGTCCCGCAGGGGTCGCTGTTTTCCCTTGAAACAGGCGCAGCCCCATGGAGGTACGCGCATGCGCAGTTTTCTAATTTGGCCTCATTTTCAGGCACTAATGATGCGCTGGAAGGTTGTCTGCTTCCATCGTTTCGAGACAACACTAATGTTTAATTTAGGCGCGAACAGCTTATTCGACAGGTCCTGACGAGAAAAGCCTCCGTGACGGCATCATATATGCATTTGGGCCACATTCACAGTAAGAAAGGGTTTTGGTGGATAAAATGGTTCACTTGAAATGTGGCTCATTCAGGTAGCTAACCTACGTCTAGCTACTTAGCGGTTAGCATGGTAGCCGTTCTGCTAGCAGTGTGATTGCTTTGTATTTTCAGGGACGTATATATCTGCCCTTCCTGTCTAATTTGCGACAGTTTTGCAGTGACGACTTGATGACGGTAGCTACGCGACTCTAATAGTCAGGGAGCGGACGTCAACACAAAGCTAGCGTGTTAGCTACCGGGGTTAGCCGTTACGTTACCCCGGAACTACGGAGCCCAGTGAGGCTAACGTTGCTAACTGGTATCAGGTCTTCACACATGAGCTGGTGTTATAACTATAGTTGTATCCGTTTTTTATTATCAAAGGCCCCGTTGACCGCCTCATTTGTCGCGTAGCAAAGCTAGCTGTGCTGGGTTACCGAACCTCGGTGGCATGTGTTTTGGAGCAGGCCCTTCGGGCCAATATTATCGGGCTTGTTTTGCATAATAGACGtgataaaaagaggaaaaaatcaaCCAACAGAATGAGAGAAAGAAACACGCGAACAGGGTTCATGCTAATGAATTGCTACCAATGGATCTAGAAGTTTATATGTGTTAATATTTCTGTGTAGTTCTGtatttatacatatttatatgtgtttctgtgcgttTCAGAGCAGCGCTGATGTAGCAGTGACGTGAGCTCGTGGTgttttctcctctacctccacCACCTTGGTGCACCAGCTCTGCCCCTCCCTCACCTGGGCCCCCTCCACTTGACCCTTGACTCTGGCGCTCGGACACTACAGCAGCTGCCAACGTCTCATCTTTCATCACCATCGGCTCGTCTTCGACGGGAAAAGACAACATTCTGTCCACGGAGATCATCAGAACACCTCCACACGTGCTGGTGGGGGTGTAGAAGAACTGCCCCCTCCTCTTCAGTTTTTCTGGAATATTTCGTTTTCGTTTCTCCTGGTTGGTTGGAGTCCGGCTCTGCCGGCGGCGTGACTTTTGAAACTGGGGCGCGATTCATGGGATGCAACCATGTCAGATCTGGGTGAACGCAGGCCGGTCAACACAGACTACGCTGTctccctgctggagcagctcaaGTTCTTCTATGAACAGAAGTTACTGACTgatgtggtgctgctggtggaggacaCAGAGTTTCCCTGCCACAAGATGGTCCTGGCAACGTGCAGTTCTTATTTCAGGTGGGTGCGACATCTCCAGTTAGACGTGTTAGACATCAAGCGTTGTTGTTCCCCACCAGCTCCTACAGAAGTCTACAAGCCCACATTTGGCCCAAAGCTGAAGCTGCTCACATGCGTTGTTCCACCTCATTGAGCGACGGTCTATTATGGACCCAACCGTACTGGGAATGCTGGAATTGGTTCCTTAAAAACATGCAGACGTCTTTCCTGAACAGCAAACCTCTTCTGATTTATCTTGGTGTGGGATAAAGGAATCAACTTTTAACCTATATTCCTGCAGATGTATCCCATAAGTCCTCAGGGagccctcgtgtgtgtgtgtgtgtgtgtgtgtgtgtgtgtgtgtgtgtgtgtgtgtgtgtgtgtgtgtgtgtgtgtgtgtgggagtgacgCAGCAGCTCTGTTCTGGGAACGGTCCATCTGTACATgacaggagctcctgctgcatttgaccgcagcgccccccccccccccatcccacccagACATTCCAAGAAAAGGTCCAGACAACCAGATATCTTCCACTCTGGTTCCCACACGCTCGTTTTCCGGTGTGAGGGCTGTTCAGGGGTGTCGCACTGCTTCCTCTgaattctttctttctctctctgccacctctTCTCTTGTTCTGGCACGTCTGGcttcgggagggggggggggggggggggggtgactgtgCAGCTCgttgtgtttggagaggaaAGTCTGGTCACGTAGGTCTGgatgagagatggagagaggaagaggaggcagcggAGAGGAGGGGCTGCAGGGGCATGCTTGTGGGGTTACGtaatctcccccctcccccgagccCACGTACCCCCGTGCAGGGCGGTTTGGTTCCAGAATCTCCTATTCTGACTGGTGTGAATAAGAATAATTCAAGTTCTAGTTTGAAACTGGGTGTTTTTAAGGTCCAATGATGGACGAGAAGAAGAAAGTAGTGATTCCACAGtttcttctctctgttctgCAGGGCGATGTTCATGAGCGGCCTTAGCGAGAGCAAACAGACCCACGTCCACCTGAAGAACGTGGACGCCACCACCCTGCAGATCATCATCACGTACGCCTACACGGGCAACCTCGCCATCAGCGACCGCACCGTGGAGCCGCTGTACGAGACGGCGTGCTTCCTACAGGTCTGCTCTCCTTTCACGCGAACGAATGACGGTGTCTGTGCACGCCGGTGCGTTGACCCGCTGACCTTCTCTGTCTCCAGGTGGAGGACGTCTTGCTGCAGTGCCGGGACTACCTGGTGAAGAAGATCAACGCCGAGAACTGCGTGCGCATGCTGAGCATCGGCGACCTCTTCAGCTGCCCCGAGCTGAAGCAGAGCGCCAAGCGCATGGTGGAGCACAAGTTCCCGGTGGTGTACCGGCAGGAGGccttcctgcagctctcccaCGAGCTGCTCATCGACGTGCTGAGCAGCGACAACCTCAacgtggagaaggaggagacggTGCGCGAGGCGGCCATGCTGTGGCTGGAGTACAACATGGAGGCGCGCTCGCAGCACCTGTCCTCCGTCCTCAGCCAGATCCGCATCGACGCGCTCTCCGAGGTGACGCAGCGCGCCTGGTTCCAGGGCCTGCCCCCCAACGACAAGTCGGTCGTGGTGCAGGGCCTCTACAAGTCCATGCCCAAGTTCTTCAAACCTCGCCTGGGCATGACCAAGGAGGAGATGCTCATCTTCATGGAGGCCTTGTCGGAGACGCACGGCGACGCGTACGTGATGTCCACCTCCCAGCCCACCACTGTTGTCTGTTACAGCCCGCAGGCGGAGAAGGTGTATAAGCTCAGCAACCCCCCGGGAGACCTACAGAAAGTGGGGACCCTTGTGACGCCAGACAACGACGTGTTCATCGCCGGCGGGCAGATACCGTTCAAAAACAGCATCACGAACCACGGCAAGAGCGGCAAGATCCAGGCGGTCTTCCACTCggtcagcagcttcttctggtTCGACGCCCAGCAGAACACCTGGGTCCACAAAACCCCCATGGTCTGCGCCCGGATCAAGCCCTCGCTGGTCTACTGCGACGGCTACATTTACGCCATCGGGGGGGACAACGTGGGCGGCGAGCTGAACAAGCGCACGGTGGAGCGCTACGACTGCGAGAAGGACGAGTGGACCATGATGAGCCCGCTGCCTTTCGCCTGGAACTGGAGCACCTCGGTGGTGGCCCACAACTGCATCTGGGTGATGACACACGACTTGATGTACTGCTACTTCCCCCGCGCCGACACGTGGGTGGAGATGGCGATGCGGAAGACTAGCCGCTGCTTCGCCTCCGCGGCGGCCTTCGGTGACCTCATCTTCTACATCGGCGGCCTGCACGTGGTCAGCAACTCCGGCATCCGCCTGCCGACCAGCACCATCGACGGCTCGTCCGTCACCGTGGAGATCTACGACGTCAACAAGAACGAGTGGCGCCTGGCGGCCAACATCCCCGCCAAGCGCTACTCGGACCCGTGCGTGCGCGCGGTGGTGCTGCTGAACTCGCTGTGCATCTTCATGCGCGAGACCCACATGAACGAGCGGGCCAAGTACGCCATCTATCAGTATAACCTGGAACTGGACCGCTGGTACCTGCGCCAGCCTGTGTCGGACCGGGTGCTGTGGGACCTCGGCAAAGACTTCCGCTGTGCGGTGGGAAAGCTGTACCCCTCCTGCCTGGAGGAATCCCCCTGGAAGCCCCCCACGTACCTGTTCTCGCCAGATGGCGCCGAGGAATTCGAGGTAGACGGCGAGCTGGTGATGCTCCCGCACGTATAGCTGTATCCgacccaaacaggaagctgactGATGCTGTCTTTGATGGGGGAGGGGCCTCAGAACTGAACATTGTAGCCCACCACAGGCCTGGGGTGacccctcacccccctcccccataaaTCCCTTAATTTTTTCTCCGTTGAAGATTGACGTGTTCATCGAAATTAGTTAGAAAGTTATGACGGTGTTGATGCACTTAAATGGTTCTTGGAATTATAACTGtaccaaacacccccccccccccccaactctggcctccttctctttcatcacctcttttttttttttctctcaccgCCATTTAAACGCCACAAAGTCGCCGACTGAGGCTGCGCCTGCAAATCTGGCAGCAGGTCAGCTGACGtgaataaagtttttttttttttttttttttaaacatttggagGCAAAACAAGAGTCGTAGATAAACAAGATCAGGAAAGTCACGTTCTAGATATCAAATCAGGTATTTCGGGTCCGGCGGtggcggagggggcggggttaTCGTTCAAGAACAGGGGGCCGAGTGTGCGCTGGGCGGCTGCAGGTCCGGTCTGCCCTCGCCGCTCCGGCCCTCTGccctggctcctccccctcgccATCACgccatcatgtttctcacctcCGCTCAGAACCGGAACCCTTTCAGGCTCatgcattttttattattatttccaagCTgctgaaatataaatatatagtaaaatatatatttttcataGCTGTTTTAGTGTGGGGAAGAAAAGCCCCCGTCTATTTTGTATTAgtgtcattttttatttaatctcaGACATTACTGTAGTACGAATGTGGGTAGGTTTCCATTTTCCGTATTTagattaagatttttttttgtctttcgaGTGACTTGAGGAATCGATGCTGCtcaccggaggaggaggaggctgggaGTTGCCGTGGTAACGCAGCAGCAGGCGTCAGGAGGGGGGGCATAAAAATATAAGATTTAAAACTAAACATGAGCACAGGTGCTTCATGACGAAACCTAACTAGCATGTTTGGCTGCATCATATTCCTTTGGCACTGTATTTTGAATGAACgttaatttatta
Proteins encoded in this window:
- the kbtbd2 gene encoding kelch repeat and BTB domain-containing protein 2, translating into MSDLGERRPVNTDYAVSLLEQLKFFYEQKLLTDVVLLVEDTEFPCHKMVLATCSSYFRAMFMSGLSESKQTHVHLKNVDATTLQIIITYAYTGNLAISDRTVEPLYETACFLQVEDVLLQCRDYLVKKINAENCVRMLSIGDLFSCPELKQSAKRMVEHKFPVVYRQEAFLQLSHELLIDVLSSDNLNVEKEETVREAAMLWLEYNMEARSQHLSSVLSQIRIDALSEVTQRAWFQGLPPNDKSVVVQGLYKSMPKFFKPRLGMTKEEMLIFMEALSETHGDAYVMSTSQPTTVVCYSPQAEKVYKLSNPPGDLQKVGTLVTPDNDVFIAGGQIPFKNSITNHGKSGKIQAVFHSVSSFFWFDAQQNTWVHKTPMVCARIKPSLVYCDGYIYAIGGDNVGGELNKRTVERYDCEKDEWTMMSPLPFAWNWSTSVVAHNCIWVMTHDLMYCYFPRADTWVEMAMRKTSRCFASAAAFGDLIFYIGGLHVVSNSGIRLPTSTIDGSSVTVEIYDVNKNEWRLAANIPAKRYSDPCVRAVVLLNSLCIFMRETHMNERAKYAIYQYNLELDRWYLRQPVSDRVLWDLGKDFRCAVGKLYPSCLEESPWKPPTYLFSPDGAEEFEVDGELVMLPHV